Below is a window of Canis lupus dingo isolate Sandy chromosome 30, ASM325472v2, whole genome shotgun sequence DNA.
tattttttttcccccgaaGGAAGTTGGGAAATCTTGTCTCAATTTCAGCCAAATGGTGACTTCCTCGAGCTTCAGTACTGCTGTTAAGGAAGAACTCTCGGGAGTTCGAAGCCGGCGTTGACGGTTATCAAACGACACAGctgggaaaaaatgaagaagtacACCCCCCCGAAAGCCCCCACGCAGACGCGGACGCCAGCAGGGCGGAACCCGAGGTCCCGGCTGTTCCCGGACGAGCCAATCGGCGCGCGCCAGGACGCCGGCTCCCGAGCGCCCCCAGCGGCAGGAGGCGGGAGGACCtccagagaaaaggaggaggtggAACTCCCAGCATGCAGTTCCCAAGAGACACACCCTAGAGTCGCCCCAAGAGACGTTTGgtctatttttatagtttctctctGCAATCCCTGCCACCTGGGGGTGGCGCTTCCAGGTTTAGAGTTCTGTGAGAAACGGGTTGGCTACTTTGTCGGCAAGCCGGTTAGTTCATTGTAAAACTGTGGGTCGAAGGCGTTGCCCTTTTAATTGCGGTCGCTAGAGCCAGAGTGGCATTGCCTTTTTAAGGCCGGTGACATCACGCTTCCGGGGGCGTGGCCCGTCCTTAGGAATACCCGGCCCTGCGCTGGGCTGATTCATTCGGGGGCTGGTGCTGGAAGCGTCGACGTCGGCTCCTGGGCCGGGCGCAGCCTCACTCCTTATTGGCTGGT
It encodes the following:
- the CHP1 gene encoding calcineurin B homologous protein 1 isoform X1; translated protein: MKKYTPPKAPTQTRTPAGRNPRSRLFPDEPIGARQDAGSRAPPAAGGGRTSREKEEVELPACSSQETHPRVAPRDVWSIFIVSLCNPCHLGVALPGLEFCEKRVGYFVGKPFPTVRSPASTAGSPAWTKERTGLSGAPGWLSWLSVSAFGPGCDPGVLRSSSTSSPCIIGSLLSKEPASCSPSACCSANICAHLLACSLSLSLSLTK